The proteins below come from a single Gimesia alba genomic window:
- a CDS encoding alpha/beta fold hydrolase, which translates to MRAKINGAEIYFDVDGMGLVPEVDQMVERPVLFLLHGGPGSDHSSFKSNSAPLRDTAQLVYVDHRGSGRSAPADPETYTLDQNIDDVDALREHLGLERISVLGSSYGGMVAQGYAIRYPERIANLILVATTPSYRFLEDAKRIVTERGTPEQQRVCQWLWNGTFESQQQVYEYYKAMGPMYSTKFDLEKLEKSWPRGIRNFEQLNIGFSNFLRTFDFIEQLSSITCPTLVLGGAHDWICPPQHSELIAEKIPRAHLKIFANSSHSIADDEPEAYLTAVRGFLTYCNS; encoded by the coding sequence ATGCGGGCCAAAATTAACGGAGCCGAGATCTATTTCGATGTCGATGGCATGGGGCTGGTTCCCGAAGTGGACCAAATGGTTGAACGGCCCGTTTTGTTTCTGTTACACGGGGGCCCGGGCAGCGATCACTCCAGCTTTAAATCGAATTCCGCGCCGCTCCGCGATACCGCACAACTGGTTTATGTGGATCACCGCGGATCAGGCCGCAGTGCCCCCGCTGATCCAGAGACGTACACGCTCGACCAGAACATCGATGACGTTGACGCGTTGCGCGAGCACCTCGGGTTGGAACGCATTTCGGTCCTCGGTTCTTCCTACGGAGGCATGGTAGCCCAGGGTTATGCCATTCGTTATCCCGAGCGCATCGCGAATCTGATTCTCGTTGCAACGACACCCAGTTATCGTTTTCTGGAAGACGCAAAGCGGATCGTCACAGAACGTGGCACTCCCGAACAGCAACGTGTCTGTCAGTGGCTTTGGAACGGGACTTTTGAGTCGCAACAGCAGGTTTACGAATATTACAAAGCAATGGGGCCGATGTACTCCACCAAATTCGACCTGGAGAAGCTGGAAAAGAGCTGGCCCCGCGGCATCCGCAACTTCGAGCAGCTTAATATCGGATTCAGCAATTTTCTGCGCACGTTCGACTTCATCGAACAGCTCTCTTCCATCACCTGCCCGACCCTGGTGCTGGGAGGCGCTCACGACTGGATCTGTCCCCCGCAACATTCCGAACTCATCGCAGAGAAGATTCCCCGCGCCCACTTGAAAATCTTCGCCAACAGTTCTCATTCCATTGCCGACGATGAACCGGAAGCCTATCTCACCGCGGTCCGCGGATTTCTGACCTACTGCAATTCATAG
- a CDS encoding DUF1501 domain-containing protein, which yields MKKRNLSHATNHGKTDPLRRRLLQSVSAGMMSVGLAEMLSLEAVAKSESRTPGQAKRVLVVYEEGGISQMDTWDPKPEAPYDHRTPFKSIATNVPGINFSSLMPMTAQQADKLSVIRSMTSARVAGHKEGCQEFFKGYRFDSSFDFPDIGSVVTDQIGTDCRQLPGYIFCPGINMPNHVTSTGFLPASRAPWKLGTKNLGENLADPTWEVKSLQLNPKLSTERFNQRRELLAQLDRSAVAKTESAETLQAYYENAVDLLTSPRVQASLNLSTESEITRDRYGRDHRGCCYLLGRKLIEAGVRFVSVTVIQPPEHVNRPGYGQPKGVFLNWDHHEGIYQNGPCGGPQGNGNQERFGLPHPVMMPSLDRSFSALIEDMHARGLLEDTLVCFITEMGRTPRVNKWGGRDHWGRAMSVALAGAGVPGGQLIGATNKEGGDVTDRLYTPYDYAETIYRKLGIDTAARIRRPDGLPIEFTDGGHPIAEVF from the coding sequence TTGAAGAAACGCAATCTTTCGCACGCGACAAACCACGGGAAGACAGACCCCCTCCGTCGCCGATTGCTGCAGTCCGTTTCGGCCGGCATGATGAGCGTGGGTCTGGCCGAGATGCTGTCTCTGGAAGCGGTCGCCAAAAGCGAATCCAGAACACCAGGGCAGGCCAAACGGGTACTGGTCGTCTATGAAGAAGGTGGCATCAGCCAGATGGATACCTGGGACCCCAAACCGGAGGCCCCCTATGATCATCGCACGCCGTTTAAGTCAATCGCCACGAACGTGCCCGGCATCAATTTTTCGTCTCTGATGCCGATGACCGCACAGCAGGCGGACAAGTTATCCGTGATCCGTTCGATGACCTCGGCCCGCGTGGCCGGCCACAAAGAAGGATGTCAGGAGTTTTTCAAAGGCTACCGCTTTGATTCCTCGTTTGACTTTCCCGACATCGGCTCGGTCGTCACCGATCAAATTGGAACAGACTGCCGGCAACTTCCGGGTTACATTTTCTGTCCCGGCATCAACATGCCCAATCATGTGACCAGCACCGGTTTTCTGCCCGCCAGCCGGGCACCGTGGAAACTGGGAACCAAAAACCTGGGAGAGAATCTGGCGGACCCGACCTGGGAAGTGAAATCATTACAGTTAAACCCGAAATTAAGCACGGAGCGGTTCAACCAACGGCGTGAGCTGCTCGCACAGTTAGATCGGTCGGCTGTTGCGAAAACCGAATCTGCCGAAACGTTGCAAGCCTACTATGAGAACGCCGTCGATCTGTTAACCAGTCCCCGCGTACAGGCTTCGCTCAATCTCTCAACAGAAAGTGAAATAACACGCGACCGTTATGGACGCGACCATCGCGGCTGTTGTTATCTATTGGGACGCAAGCTAATAGAAGCGGGCGTGCGATTTGTGAGTGTGACCGTCATTCAACCGCCGGAGCACGTCAACCGGCCCGGCTACGGTCAACCCAAGGGGGTGTTCCTGAATTGGGATCACCACGAGGGCATCTATCAGAACGGCCCTTGTGGCGGCCCGCAAGGGAATGGCAACCAGGAACGCTTCGGCTTACCTCATCCGGTGATGATGCCCAGTCTCGACCGTTCCTTCAGCGCGCTGATTGAAGACATGCATGCCCGCGGCTTACTCGAAGACACACTCGTTTGCTTCATCACCGAAATGGGGCGCACCCCGCGCGTCAATAAATGGGGCGGCCGTGATCACTGGGGACGCGCGATGTCGGTCGCGCTGGCGGGTGCCGGTGTTCCGGGCGGTCAACTGATTGGTGCTACCAACAAAGAGGGTGGTGATGTCACCGACCGGCTCTACACGCCCTACGATTACGCAGAAACGATCTATCGCAAGCTCGGCATCGACACGGCAGCACGCATCCGCAGACCGGACGGCCTACCGATCGAATTCACGGACGGCGGTCACCCGATAGCCGAAGTGTTTTGA
- a CDS encoding PVC-type heme-binding CxxCH protein translates to MNHFTICSLALGWIFAISSLPAAEREPQVKALQPGVKLTLVAEHPELATPTGIDVDEQGRIWAVATHTHFRPDDYVGPEHDEILIFSDLNKEGRAQKRQVFYNATDATMDLELGPDGWVYLAERDRILRIKDTNGDGKADVEENIAVLKSEADYPHNGLEGLAWDTKGNLVFALGENFAKPWTLTGTDGKTVKGAGEGGIFRCTADGKQLRRIAEGFWNPFGICVRADGEIFAAENDPGERPPCRVLHIVEGGDYGYERSYGSEAHHPFVAWNGELRGSLPMIHPSGEAPCGILPLGRGLLVPSWSDHRIDFFPLTPKGASFTSKPITLVKGGRYFRPSCIAEDPTAEKQKRIYYLCDWVDGRYQAHGYGRVWKLEIDLEKADWVGKLDLEPPTKKAQLAAHLRSGDTTYPLQELFEFTQDQDPFLAQSALQALAREASTWTPKEVAGWSAAKRIQAVMALKLAKADPEKWVPLFLADQNPDVQFETLRWISDYGLKAFLPEVEAKLSQSDLDYRRFEAAIATLNTLQGKPEAGIRNPDMLLAKVLDAKSAPRIRAYALRLLPTQSRSAPKPGAQPVKNFPKGLTLEILQQLLAVNDETLSLEVVRTLAGNPIVSQKILAKIAADPRQSAKLRAEAVAGLATLAEQNTELLLKLAGDKERAVREEALRCLRSLQHTPQQVQTLKGLARQYPESKDLIAAALNPKSLSTGRPALTDTEAWLQALEAVSVPADPESGRRIFHHGRLANCSHCHRHGGRGNVVGPDLSSLGNKQDRTWLLKSILEPSWEMAPEYQPRTIILNDGRTFTGIRLRSYVKETIRDANGQNRTFDRSDVEEMIESPVSFMPNGLVHTLTDRELKDLIAFLESNSRQK, encoded by the coding sequence ATGAATCATTTTACAATCTGCTCTCTGGCCCTCGGCTGGATTTTCGCCATCAGTTCGCTACCCGCAGCAGAACGGGAACCGCAGGTCAAAGCGTTGCAACCCGGGGTGAAACTGACACTCGTCGCCGAACATCCTGAACTGGCAACTCCGACGGGAATCGATGTGGACGAACAAGGCCGCATCTGGGCCGTCGCCACGCACACGCATTTTCGTCCCGATGATTATGTTGGCCCGGAGCATGATGAAATTTTGATCTTTTCTGATCTGAACAAAGAGGGGCGCGCCCAGAAACGACAGGTCTTTTATAATGCCACCGACGCCACAATGGACCTGGAACTAGGACCGGATGGCTGGGTCTATCTGGCCGAGCGCGACCGTATTTTGCGAATCAAAGATACGAATGGCGACGGCAAGGCCGACGTCGAAGAGAACATCGCCGTCCTGAAGAGTGAAGCCGATTACCCGCATAACGGTCTGGAAGGTCTGGCGTGGGACACAAAGGGGAACCTGGTCTTCGCACTCGGCGAGAACTTTGCCAAGCCGTGGACACTGACGGGAACAGATGGAAAAACCGTCAAGGGAGCCGGCGAAGGGGGCATCTTCCGTTGCACCGCCGACGGCAAACAATTAAGACGCATTGCCGAAGGTTTCTGGAACCCGTTCGGAATTTGCGTTCGCGCCGATGGGGAAATCTTCGCTGCCGAAAACGATCCCGGCGAACGTCCCCCCTGTCGCGTCCTGCATATCGTGGAAGGTGGCGACTACGGTTACGAGCGCAGCTATGGTTCGGAGGCACATCATCCCTTCGTCGCTTGGAATGGCGAATTGCGCGGCAGCCTCCCCATGATTCATCCATCCGGAGAAGCCCCCTGTGGAATCCTGCCGCTGGGACGCGGATTACTCGTCCCGTCTTGGAGCGATCATCGCATTGACTTTTTCCCGCTCACTCCCAAGGGAGCCAGCTTTACATCCAAGCCCATTACGTTGGTCAAAGGCGGGCGCTACTTCCGCCCCAGTTGCATTGCCGAAGATCCGACCGCCGAAAAACAAAAACGCATCTATTATCTCTGCGACTGGGTCGATGGTCGATATCAGGCACACGGCTATGGCCGCGTGTGGAAGCTGGAAATCGACCTGGAAAAAGCAGACTGGGTCGGCAAGCTGGATCTGGAACCACCCACGAAGAAAGCTCAGCTGGCAGCTCACCTGCGTAGCGGCGATACGACATATCCGCTGCAAGAGTTATTCGAGTTCACCCAAGATCAAGATCCGTTTCTTGCGCAGTCTGCCTTGCAGGCGCTGGCACGCGAAGCCTCCACATGGACGCCGAAAGAAGTCGCCGGCTGGTCGGCAGCGAAGCGGATTCAGGCCGTGATGGCGCTGAAACTTGCGAAGGCGGACCCAGAAAAATGGGTCCCGCTGTTTCTGGCGGACCAAAACCCGGACGTGCAGTTCGAGACGCTGCGCTGGATTTCCGACTATGGATTGAAAGCATTTCTGCCGGAAGTGGAAGCGAAATTATCGCAAAGTGATCTCGACTACCGCCGGTTCGAAGCCGCCATCGCCACCTTGAATACGTTGCAGGGAAAACCCGAGGCAGGCATTCGCAACCCGGACATGCTGTTAGCGAAAGTTCTGGATGCGAAAAGTGCACCCCGCATCAGGGCTTATGCACTCCGACTGCTGCCCACGCAGTCCCGTTCTGCACCCAAACCAGGTGCGCAGCCGGTCAAAAACTTTCCCAAAGGGCTCACGCTGGAAATACTCCAGCAACTTCTGGCCGTCAACGATGAGACACTTTCACTGGAAGTGGTCCGCACGCTGGCTGGCAATCCCATCGTTTCTCAAAAGATTCTTGCCAAAATCGCCGCCGATCCCAGGCAAAGCGCGAAGCTGCGTGCTGAAGCCGTCGCCGGACTGGCGACCTTGGCCGAACAAAATACCGAGCTCTTATTAAAGTTAGCGGGCGACAAAGAACGTGCCGTGCGCGAAGAAGCCTTACGTTGCCTTCGCTCCCTTCAACATACGCCACAACAGGTGCAGACTCTGAAAGGTCTGGCCCGTCAGTACCCCGAATCGAAGGATCTGATTGCAGCTGCATTGAACCCCAAATCACTCAGCACGGGACGCCCTGCCCTGACCGATACAGAGGCCTGGTTACAGGCGCTGGAAGCAGTATCGGTTCCTGCGGACCCGGAGAGTGGTCGTCGAATCTTTCATCATGGCCGCCTGGCGAACTGTTCTCACTGCCATCGTCACGGCGGTCGCGGAAATGTCGTCGGTCCCGACTTAAGTAGCCTGGGCAACAAACAGGACCGAACCTGGCTGTTGAAATCCATCCTCGAGCCAAGTTGGGAGATGGCACCGGAGTACCAGCCTCGTACGATCATTCTCAACGATGGTCGCACCTTCACCGGAATTCGACTGCGGTCCTACGTGAAAGAGACCATCCGTGATGCCAATGGGCAAAACCGCACTTTTGACCGTAGCGACGTGGAGGAGATGATCGAATCGCCGGTTTCCTTCATGCCAAACGGCCTGGTCCATACTTTAACCGACCGTGAATTAAAAGATTTAATCGCCTTCCTGGAAAGTAATTCACGTCAGAAATGA
- a CDS encoding dienelactone hydrolase family protein, whose product MKISTTLRMTAFVTFTVSLILAQANAAEKPAAPPWAVLKPALDQSPLPQSQRLTDTSDLSAKMIAGIDRFLLKQIAQAAIERPQNWNRDLSSPEAYAKSIAKQQQELSAMLGLTDPLVTGRISYIGDAAAQPSKDFMIYEVSWPVLDDLNGAGLLLVPEGKIRGDIIAVPEADQVPEDLVSAKNPTDAYAQQLVRSGFRVLIPTLINRENNQWKMSNREWAHRPAFELGRTLAGYETQKIMAGVSILKQTSGDENRPVGVIGWGEGGRLALYAAALDPRIDSAAVCGYFGPRELLWEEPADRNVFGLLKSFGDAEIASLVAPRTLIIEAGTYPKYGFRTTASGELEVKQDGYTALKGKPGRLLTPDKKEVKTEFAQAREFVAALKPQAPTLELVESQQPVSQATLAALIQSLDADASLASASKSLDLKSREQADQRHADQLAEILRHNQRLLQLAYESRIDFMKDLKTDSLANFEKSVEPYRKIFRDEVIGAFDLKLLPDNARTRKYQVGPKTVSYEVELDVFPDVTAYGILTLPKDMKLDGSEQRPVVVCQHGLEGRPQHTVGEEKYRAYKSFSTHLAERGFITFAPQNPYILFDRFRTLQFKSQSIGRTLFSIAVPQHQQITDWLSKQPFVDKKRIGFYGISYGGKSAMRIPPLVKNYALSICSADFGEWVWKNAATDKRSLRYSYANKGEYEIFEWNLGSTFNYAEMAALICPRPFMVERGHFDGVEPDDRVAQEYAKVRFLYQAQLGIGDRAEIEFIKGPHAIHEQGSYDFLQKHLNWPAPKEAD is encoded by the coding sequence ATGAAAATATCGACCACACTCCGCATGACTGCTTTCGTCACGTTCACAGTCAGCCTGATACTGGCTCAAGCAAACGCAGCTGAAAAACCGGCAGCCCCTCCCTGGGCCGTTCTGAAACCGGCTCTCGATCAAAGCCCTCTGCCGCAGTCACAGCGTTTAACTGACACCAGCGATCTCAGTGCGAAAATGATTGCCGGCATAGATCGGTTTCTGCTGAAACAGATTGCACAGGCAGCCATTGAACGTCCTCAAAACTGGAACCGGGATCTCTCCTCCCCCGAAGCTTATGCCAAATCGATCGCCAAACAACAACAGGAACTTTCCGCGATGCTGGGTCTCACCGATCCGCTTGTCACTGGACGCATCTCCTACATCGGTGATGCAGCTGCTCAGCCCTCGAAAGACTTCATGATTTACGAAGTCAGCTGGCCTGTGCTGGACGATCTCAACGGCGCCGGTCTGTTACTGGTGCCTGAGGGGAAAATCCGAGGAGACATCATCGCCGTCCCGGAAGCCGACCAGGTGCCGGAAGATCTGGTCTCTGCAAAGAATCCTACCGATGCTTATGCGCAACAGTTGGTACGTTCCGGTTTTCGCGTACTGATCCCGACGCTGATCAATCGCGAGAACAATCAATGGAAAATGAGCAATCGTGAGTGGGCCCATCGCCCTGCGTTTGAGCTGGGCCGCACCCTCGCCGGTTACGAAACGCAGAAAATCATGGCAGGCGTCAGTATATTAAAACAGACCAGCGGCGATGAAAATCGTCCGGTCGGTGTAATTGGCTGGGGTGAAGGCGGCCGACTGGCACTCTACGCGGCCGCCCTTGATCCTCGCATCGACAGTGCCGCCGTCTGCGGCTATTTCGGTCCGCGAGAGTTGCTCTGGGAAGAGCCCGCCGATCGAAATGTGTTTGGCCTGCTCAAGTCATTCGGCGATGCGGAAATCGCCAGCCTTGTCGCACCACGGACTTTAATTATTGAGGCAGGAACCTATCCGAAATATGGTTTTCGCACCACCGCCAGTGGCGAACTGGAAGTCAAACAGGATGGCTATACCGCGCTGAAAGGCAAGCCGGGGCGATTACTGACGCCCGATAAAAAAGAAGTCAAAACAGAATTCGCCCAGGCCCGTGAGTTTGTCGCCGCTCTCAAACCCCAGGCCCCCACACTCGAACTGGTGGAATCCCAACAGCCTGTCTCACAGGCAACACTCGCCGCGTTGATTCAGAGCCTGGACGCGGACGCGTCTCTGGCATCGGCATCAAAGTCTCTGGATCTCAAATCGCGCGAGCAAGCCGACCAGCGGCACGCGGATCAGTTGGCGGAGATTCTCAGACATAATCAACGTCTCCTGCAATTGGCCTATGAAAGTCGCATCGACTTCATGAAAGACCTCAAAACGGATTCGCTGGCGAATTTTGAGAAATCGGTTGAGCCGTATCGCAAAATCTTTCGCGATGAAGTCATCGGCGCATTTGATCTGAAACTTCTGCCCGACAATGCCCGGACACGGAAGTATCAGGTCGGCCCCAAAACGGTCAGCTACGAAGTCGAACTGGATGTGTTCCCAGATGTCACCGCGTATGGCATTCTGACGCTACCCAAAGACATGAAACTGGACGGCTCTGAACAACGGCCCGTCGTCGTCTGCCAGCACGGACTGGAAGGACGTCCGCAGCACACTGTCGGCGAAGAGAAATACCGCGCCTACAAATCGTTCTCGACCCATCTGGCGGAACGGGGCTTCATCACCTTTGCTCCCCAGAATCCGTACATTCTGTTCGATCGCTTTCGCACACTGCAGTTCAAATCGCAGTCGATTGGACGCACTCTATTTTCCATCGCGGTCCCGCAACATCAGCAGATCACTGACTGGCTCTCGAAACAGCCGTTTGTCGATAAAAAGCGAATTGGTTTTTACGGAATTTCCTACGGCGGCAAGTCAGCCATGCGGATTCCCCCGCTGGTGAAGAACTATGCTTTGTCCATCTGCTCGGCCGATTTCGGAGAATGGGTCTGGAAGAACGCGGCCACCGACAAACGCTCGCTGCGTTACAGCTACGCGAATAAGGGAGAGTATGAAATCTTCGAATGGAATCTGGGCAGTACCTTCAACTATGCCGAGATGGCGGCCCTCATCTGCCCACGTCCTTTCATGGTGGAACGCGGACACTTTGATGGCGTCGAACCCGATGACCGGGTTGCCCAGGAATATGCCAAGGTCCGGTTTCTGTACCAGGCACAACTGGGCATCGGCGACCGGGCAGAAATTGAATTCATCAAAGGCCCGCATGCAATTCACGAACAGGGTTCTTACGACTTCCTGCAAAAGCACCTCAACTGGCCCGCTCCGAAAGAAGCAGACTGA
- a CDS encoding peptidyl-alpha-hydroxyglycine alpha-amidating lyase family protein: protein MNLHRICRVFVFMIAIMMLVTEHSTAGDKIEFEPVASAIQLPKGLTLGPCSAVDFDSQGRMYLFHRGKQPILCFDRDGKFIRSWGDKLIGQAHGLRVDRHDNIWVTDIGNHMVFQFSPQGKLLLALGKAGKPGNTIDQFNKPTDVAFGSEGEFYVSDGYGNSRVMKFAANGKYLGQWGEPGKGPGQFNLPHSIIIDDKGRVLVGDRENDRVQIFDREGKLLEVWPGFAPYGMEYDAQGRLFVADGRANKVLQVNPAGKVVHSWGKKGDGLGEYNLPHMLAFDADGNLYIAEIGGRRLQTLQRKP from the coding sequence ATGAATCTGCATCGTATCTGTCGCGTCTTTGTGTTCATGATCGCTATTATGATGCTTGTGACAGAGCATTCCACAGCCGGTGACAAAATCGAATTTGAACCCGTAGCCAGTGCGATCCAACTACCGAAAGGTCTCACTCTGGGGCCTTGTTCGGCTGTGGATTTTGACAGCCAGGGGCGGATGTATCTCTTTCATCGGGGCAAGCAGCCGATTCTCTGTTTTGATCGGGATGGCAAGTTCATTCGCTCCTGGGGGGATAAACTGATCGGTCAGGCACATGGGCTTCGCGTTGATCGGCATGATAATATCTGGGTCACCGACATCGGCAACCACATGGTGTTTCAGTTCAGCCCGCAGGGAAAGCTGTTGCTGGCGCTGGGAAAAGCAGGCAAACCGGGAAATACGATCGACCAGTTCAACAAGCCGACCGATGTCGCGTTTGGGTCTGAGGGAGAATTTTATGTGTCAGACGGGTACGGCAACAGTCGTGTGATGAAGTTCGCTGCGAACGGAAAATATCTCGGCCAATGGGGAGAACCGGGTAAAGGACCGGGGCAGTTCAATCTGCCGCACTCGATTATCATCGATGACAAAGGCCGCGTGCTGGTTGGCGATCGCGAGAATGACCGGGTGCAGATCTTCGACAGGGAAGGCAAACTGCTGGAAGTCTGGCCTGGTTTTGCGCCGTATGGGATGGAATATGATGCTCAAGGCAGACTGTTCGTAGCGGACGGTCGAGCGAACAAAGTACTGCAGGTTAATCCGGCGGGTAAGGTGGTTCATTCATGGGGCAAGAAAGGGGATGGCTTGGGGGAATATAACCTGCCCCATATGCTGGCCTTCGATGCGGACGGGAATCTTTACATTGCAGAAATCGGCGGCCGTCGGCTGCAAACGTTGCAGCGGAAACCATGA
- a CDS encoding metallophosphoesterase, producing the protein MLAGPLEIGFHAPLHIREERISSSSHACRLVYVSDLHLRASRSGHIAKQVIDAVRSCDANAVLLGGDLVDNASELDRLSVLVEELTRFGPVLAVGGNHDSRVGTSQVCDAVLKGGGAWIHNDSMNLQHRSRLISICGPDFAAQLTGDVRVLCAHNPRIWKTTRRAGYDLVLAGHLHGCQFVAFEFRDRLFPGAVFYPYNYLSHQSGATRLVVSRGISDLVPIRWRCPREVVLCYV; encoded by the coding sequence TTGTTAGCTGGTCCGCTGGAAATTGGTTTTCACGCGCCGTTACATATTCGTGAGGAACGGATTTCATCGAGTTCCCATGCATGTCGTTTGGTGTATGTAAGCGATCTCCACTTGCGTGCCAGTAGATCCGGCCATATTGCGAAACAAGTAATTGATGCTGTGCGCAGCTGCGATGCGAATGCGGTACTCCTCGGTGGCGATTTGGTGGATAACGCTTCAGAACTGGATCGCTTGAGTGTGCTGGTCGAGGAGCTTACCCGTTTTGGGCCGGTGCTGGCGGTCGGAGGAAATCACGATAGCCGTGTCGGCACCAGTCAGGTATGCGATGCTGTACTGAAGGGCGGTGGTGCTTGGATTCACAATGACAGCATGAATCTTCAGCACCGCTCTCGTTTGATTTCGATATGTGGTCCCGACTTCGCTGCCCAGCTAACTGGCGACGTACGAGTGCTCTGCGCTCATAACCCGCGGATTTGGAAAACCACACGCCGCGCCGGTTATGATCTTGTTCTCGCCGGACACCTGCATGGGTGTCAGTTCGTTGCGTTCGAATTCCGCGACCGCTTATTTCCGGGAGCAGTATTCTACCCGTATAATTACCTGAGTCATCAATCTGGCGCAACGCGCCTGGTTGTGAGCCGCGGTATCAGCGATTTGGTGCCGATTCGTTGGCGGTGTCCTCGCGAAGTGGTTCTGTGTTATGTCTGA
- a CDS encoding serine hydrolase domain-containing protein translates to MTISVNSPRAATSHCWMLTLSLALVFAVPGRISAESRDYQSKLPEIRKLVSDTMAREKLQAVLLGITVEGKELLILAEGESMTGVPATADIHFRNGNIAVAYMANLFYQLVDAGIVRADDPVGKWLPQLPAAQAVTLEMLINGTAGYPDFMPMETFQKQFYANPFYQWTPEELIKLAFTEKPKFKPGSDWNYAHTNFVILGLALERAAGKPFGTLMQERVLTPFGMQQTAAPGTPRIASPVLHTYSDERGQYEDATFWNPSWTLARGAVQYTTLRDTLAGFRAVGQGQRLKPESFQAMLAPHTAGMKIWTKDRYYAQGILVNQGWLTQAPSFAGLYGTAGYHPDKDLTVTIWCTKSIDFKSDRNPVSALFKQVTTILTTEK, encoded by the coding sequence ATGACGATTTCAGTGAATTCTCCCCGTGCTGCTACTTCACACTGCTGGATGCTTACCCTAAGCCTGGCTCTGGTTTTTGCCGTCCCGGGAAGAATCTCAGCCGAATCGAGAGACTACCAGTCAAAACTCCCCGAAATTCGCAAACTCGTCTCAGATACGATGGCCCGGGAAAAATTGCAGGCGGTTCTGCTGGGGATCACAGTAGAAGGTAAGGAACTGTTGATCCTGGCGGAAGGAGAATCGATGACGGGTGTGCCCGCTACAGCCGACATACACTTTCGCAACGGCAACATCGCGGTGGCCTACATGGCGAATCTGTTCTATCAGCTTGTCGATGCGGGCATCGTCCGCGCCGACGACCCGGTCGGTAAGTGGCTGCCTCAACTGCCCGCAGCGCAGGCCGTCACACTCGAAATGCTCATTAACGGCACCGCCGGTTACCCAGACTTCATGCCGATGGAGACGTTTCAGAAACAATTCTACGCCAACCCGTTCTATCAATGGACGCCGGAGGAACTAATCAAGTTGGCTTTCACGGAAAAACCGAAATTCAAACCAGGCAGCGATTGGAATTATGCGCACACCAACTTCGTGATCCTGGGTCTCGCACTGGAACGCGCCGCAGGAAAACCGTTCGGCACATTGATGCAGGAACGCGTCCTGACTCCGTTCGGTATGCAGCAGACTGCCGCGCCAGGCACACCTCGGATCGCTTCACCCGTCCTGCATACCTATTCTGACGAGCGGGGACAGTACGAAGACGCCACCTTCTGGAATCCGTCCTGGACACTGGCCCGCGGTGCCGTCCAGTATACGACACTCCGCGACACGCTCGCCGGCTTCCGCGCCGTTGGTCAGGGTCAACGTCTCAAACCGGAATCCTTCCAGGCCATGCTCGCACCGCACACAGCTGGAATGAAGATCTGGACCAAAGACCGCTACTACGCCCAGGGCATTCTTGTCAATCAGGGCTGGCTCACCCAGGCCCCCAGTTTCGCCGGCCTGTACGGCACCGCCGGCTATCACCCGGACAAAGACCTCACCGTCACCATCTGGTGCACGAAGTCGATCGATTTCAAATCAGACAGAAATCCGGTTTCCGCACTCTTCAAACAGGTCACCACGATTCTGACGACAGAGAAGTAA